Proteins from a single region of Chryseomicrobium sp. FSL W7-1435:
- a CDS encoding enoyl-CoA hydratase/isomerase family protein: MSFRITQLDGIVQFQITRPEIHNAVNHEVIDGIALFIERLAKPDVHFGVITGEGNRAFCSGGDLSVFHSLRTEQQAWEIHERMATLLYELAIQPVPIIALVNGTAIGGGAEIASACDYRLVHTDAKAGFVQGRLAITSGWGGTTLLQVKGMAYDQLLRFTTEAEPLSAHELAKLNWATEVFEGDKWAALADFLVKMKQHHPSVAKAYKKIVTAPLREKAVLDRIMQEAKTCAELWEQPAHHEAVDRFLSRKK, encoded by the coding sequence ATGAGTTTTCGCATCACTCAATTGGACGGTATCGTTCAGTTTCAAATTACAAGACCAGAAATACATAACGCGGTCAATCATGAAGTGATTGACGGCATCGCACTCTTTATCGAAAGACTTGCTAAACCCGATGTTCATTTTGGTGTCATCACGGGAGAAGGGAACCGAGCGTTTTGTAGCGGGGGAGACCTTAGCGTCTTTCATTCCTTACGCACCGAACAGCAAGCGTGGGAAATTCACGAACGCATGGCTACTCTTCTTTATGAACTCGCCATACAACCCGTACCGATTATTGCATTAGTCAATGGAACAGCTATTGGTGGAGGAGCTGAAATTGCTTCAGCTTGTGATTACCGTCTCGTTCATACAGATGCTAAAGCAGGTTTTGTTCAAGGTCGCTTAGCCATAACTTCAGGCTGGGGAGGGACAACTCTCTTGCAGGTGAAAGGGATGGCCTATGATCAACTACTTCGATTTACAACAGAAGCAGAGCCACTTTCTGCGCACGAATTAGCTAAACTTAATTGGGCAACAGAAGTGTTTGAAGGAGATAAATGGGCAGCTTTAGCAGACTTTTTAGTAAAAATGAAACAACATCATCCAAGTGTAGCGAAGGCCTATAAAAAAATAGTGACTGCTCCCCTACGCGAAAAAGCAGTACTGGATCGCATAATGCAAGAAGCCAAAACATGCGCTGAACTATGGGAACAACCTGCCCATCATGAAGCCGTCGATCGTTTTTTATCCCGCAAAAAATAA
- a CDS encoding YceD family protein, with product MKWTIHQLAKYRRSHMDIDEEVHLPELMKRNPEIRHVSPVHVKARCTVGAASLTCHFQLEGHLILPCSRTWEDVEFPFSIDSTEMFDWSEHAAESENVHPVEGDVIHADPVLEELILLTIPLQVFKEDADERRPEGGSFWSYATEEELKEKEAGEQKTDPRLAELAKYFDQTDD from the coding sequence ATGAAATGGACAATTCATCAATTGGCGAAATACCGTCGCAGTCATATGGATATTGACGAAGAAGTTCATCTTCCTGAACTGATGAAACGAAATCCTGAGATTCGGCACGTATCACCCGTACATGTAAAGGCCCGTTGCACAGTTGGTGCAGCGAGTTTAACTTGCCACTTTCAGTTAGAAGGACACCTCATTTTACCATGTTCAAGGACATGGGAAGATGTTGAATTTCCATTTTCGATTGATTCAACAGAAATGTTTGATTGGTCAGAGCATGCTGCAGAAAGCGAGAATGTCCATCCTGTTGAAGGAGACGTAATTCACGCCGACCCAGTTTTGGAAGAATTGATTCTTTTGACTATTCCTCTACAAGTTTTTAAAGAAGATGCAGACGAGCGGAGGCCGGAAGGCGGAAGCTTTTGGAGTTATGCAACGGAAGAAGAGCTGAAGGAAAAGGAAGCTGGCGAACAAAAAACGGATCCAAGACTTGCTGAATTAGCTAAGTATTTTGATCAAACAGACGATTAG
- the bshC gene encoding bacillithiol biosynthesis cysteine-adding enzyme BshC, with amino-acid sequence MNVTTHPQPKASDFYSTYTSNFSSLDQYFTYSWDNNDWTKRFEELSYPAERREQMVATIREGMKSVTLSNQQTKNLQLLAEGASVTIAGQQTGLLTGPIYSIHKAVTAIHLAKQMTETSGKPVVPIFWMAGEDHDILEVNHFFIEKNRDVSKLSLSVEQLSTEMVANRQIDQAEMKGLLSQAFHELPETPYTKELWTFLIELLDEHNSYKEYFLHAFQHFFARYGLLFVNSSDHAMRELGKPFTKLLIERNEKVRQAVYHTEQMLAEEGYGFPIQCRLENAHLFYVKDDHRYLLEATETGFANKELNQNWTAQQLLHEVEENPSVISHNVVTRPLMQQFLFPVHSFIGGPGEIAYWALLKDAFAAVDLKMPIVTPRFSITVLPLSIEQKMKDLGVTLEDAWNGSIPTLMHEFIDQQKDKSIVSEIKQMNEWLEHKYQDLTSVLQQEDISLDPLLEKNKALHKRQFTFLEQQIEDVYMRRFDSHVAAYKAVENELVPAGSLQERIYSPLAYLNKYGFEVIDRLVEVPYKLTAEHYVVHMN; translated from the coding sequence ATGAACGTAACCACACATCCACAGCCAAAAGCTTCGGATTTTTATTCTACATATACTTCAAATTTCTCCAGCTTAGATCAGTATTTTACGTATAGCTGGGACAATAACGACTGGACGAAACGGTTTGAAGAACTGTCTTATCCAGCAGAGCGTAGAGAGCAGATGGTTGCTACTATTCGCGAAGGCATGAAGTCTGTAACTCTAAGCAATCAACAAACAAAGAATCTACAACTATTAGCTGAAGGTGCTTCTGTTACAATTGCTGGTCAACAGACTGGTCTGCTAACGGGACCCATTTATTCGATCCATAAAGCAGTAACCGCTATTCATCTTGCTAAGCAGATGACTGAAACTTCTGGAAAACCGGTTGTGCCTATTTTTTGGATGGCTGGCGAAGACCACGACATTTTAGAAGTAAATCACTTCTTCATTGAAAAAAACCGAGACGTCTCCAAGCTTTCGCTTAGTGTGGAACAACTTTCAACAGAAATGGTAGCCAATCGACAAATCGATCAAGCAGAAATGAAGGGTTTACTGAGCCAAGCATTTCATGAACTACCAGAAACCCCTTACACAAAAGAACTTTGGACTTTCTTAATTGAACTTTTGGATGAACATAACTCCTATAAAGAGTACTTCTTGCATGCATTTCAACATTTCTTTGCTCGATATGGACTGTTATTTGTAAATTCTTCAGATCATGCCATGCGAGAACTAGGAAAACCTTTCACTAAATTGCTAATTGAGCGCAATGAAAAAGTTCGTCAAGCGGTCTATCACACAGAACAGATGCTTGCAGAAGAAGGATACGGGTTTCCGATTCAGTGTCGCTTAGAAAATGCCCATTTATTTTATGTGAAAGATGACCATAGATATTTACTAGAGGCGACTGAAACAGGATTTGCTAATAAGGAATTAAACCAAAATTGGACAGCACAACAATTATTACATGAAGTTGAAGAGAATCCATCTGTTATTAGTCATAATGTTGTCACGCGACCGTTGATGCAGCAATTTTTATTTCCTGTGCATAGCTTTATTGGAGGTCCTGGTGAAATTGCGTATTGGGCACTCTTGAAGGATGCCTTTGCGGCAGTTGATTTGAAAATGCCAATCGTCACGCCTCGATTCAGTATCACTGTTCTTCCACTTTCTATTGAACAGAAAATGAAAGACTTAGGTGTTACTCTTGAAGACGCTTGGAACGGTTCTATTCCAACACTTATGCATGAATTTATTGATCAACAAAAAGACAAATCGATTGTTTCAGAAATCAAGCAGATGAACGAGTGGTTGGAACATAAATATCAAGATTTGACATCTGTTTTGCAGCAAGAAGATATTTCACTGGACCCACTTCTTGAAAAAAACAAAGCGCTTCACAAACGTCAGTTCACTTTCCTAGAACAACAAATTGAGGATGTCTACATGAGACGTTTTGATTCACATGTGGCTGCCTACAAAGCAGTTGAAAATGAATTAGTACCTGCAGGGTCTCTTCAAGAAAGAATTTATTCACCACTTGCTTACCTTAACAAGTATGGTTTTGAAGTGATTGATCGTTTAGTAGAAGTGCCTTATAAATTAACAGCAGAGCACTATGTTGTGCATATGAATTAA
- a CDS encoding nucleotidyltransferase: protein MKATGVVVEHNPFHNGHSYHVQQALEVTGADVVIAVMSGNFLQRGEPALVDKWTRAEMSLSSGVDLVIELPYRYATASAKEFAQGAIHLLDHLKCETFVFGSEHGRVEDFLTTHSLIHSNQQRYNLQIKESLSSGKSYPMALQDAFQSLNPDSAKSVDLSLPNNILGFHYVEAAYDKTIQPLTIQRIGAGYHDFIEEGQAIASATGIRHSLFETLTIPGEHVPVTTYRLLQNWNEEYQQFASWEEFWPTLRYAILSKTPEQLKQHAEVTEGIEHAIHKHAKSSTSYTQFMHNLKSKRYTWTRLQRMVTHIYTGFLETQRSREMPDAIRLLGMTKAGQAYLNQYKKDFLLPLVSRLASSDSPFLAHDSRSSDLYYLGFSSAKLHDLVGTEHKKLPLRI from the coding sequence TTGAAAGCGACAGGTGTAGTTGTGGAGCATAATCCTTTTCATAATGGACATTCTTATCATGTTCAACAAGCACTCGAAGTGACAGGTGCAGATGTAGTAATCGCCGTGATGTCAGGAAATTTCCTGCAACGTGGTGAGCCGGCTCTGGTAGATAAGTGGACGCGCGCTGAAATGTCCTTATCAAGTGGCGTGGATCTTGTCATCGAGTTACCTTACCGCTATGCTACAGCGTCTGCTAAAGAATTTGCACAGGGTGCTATCCATCTATTAGATCATTTGAAGTGTGAAACGTTTGTATTTGGAAGTGAACATGGTCGAGTAGAAGATTTTTTAACCACTCATTCGCTTATTCACTCCAATCAACAGCGCTACAATCTACAAATCAAAGAGTCGCTCTCTAGTGGCAAGAGCTACCCAATGGCTTTACAGGATGCTTTTCAAAGTCTAAATCCAGACAGTGCTAAATCCGTTGATTTGTCTCTACCAAACAATATACTTGGCTTTCATTATGTAGAAGCCGCGTATGATAAAACTATTCAACCGCTCACTATTCAACGAATCGGGGCAGGCTATCACGACTTTATCGAAGAAGGACAAGCAATCGCTAGTGCTACCGGTATTCGTCACTCATTATTTGAAACATTGACGATTCCTGGAGAACATGTTCCTGTTACTACATACCGATTGTTGCAAAATTGGAATGAAGAGTACCAACAATTTGCTAGCTGGGAGGAATTTTGGCCAACACTGCGCTATGCTATTTTGTCCAAGACGCCAGAACAGCTGAAACAACATGCAGAAGTCACTGAAGGAATTGAACATGCTATTCACAAACATGCCAAATCCTCTACTAGTTATACTCAATTTATGCACAATTTAAAATCAAAACGTTATACCTGGACTAGATTACAACGAATGGTGACACATATTTATACCGGTTTTTTAGAAACTCAACGTTCTAGAGAGATGCCGGATGCCATACGTCTTCTTGGTATGACGAAAGCTGGGCAAGCGTATTTAAATCAATATAAAAAGGACTTCTTGCTCCCACTTGTTTCTCGTTTAGCTAGCAGTGATTCTCCATTCTTGGCTCATGATAGTCGTTCTTCAGACCTTTATTACTTGGGCTTTTCATCGGCGAAGCTACACGATTTAGTTGGAACGGAACATAAAAAACTGCCTCTTAGGATTTAG
- a CDS encoding acyl-CoA carboxylase subunit beta, which translates to MVTKPYNERLEEKVATIFAGGASKYHDKMKEQGKLFVRDRLALLFDDGVYKEDAKFANSEAGDLPADGVVTATGKVGGQMVCVMANDSTVKAGSWGSRTVEKIIRIQEVAEKNRLPLLYLVDSAGARITDQLDMFPNRRGAGRIFHNQVRLSGFIPQICLLFGPSAAGGAYIPAFCDIVVMVDGNASMYLGSPRMAEKVIGEKVTLEEMGGARMHCTVSGCGDVLAESEEQAIEMAKSYLALFPANFLEKPPVLEAVNPKVGRSLEEIIPENQNAPFDMYEAIDQLIDEGSFFEIKKLFAAELITGLARIDGKPVGIIANQPKVKGGVLFIDSADKGAKFISLCDAFHIPLLFLADVPGFMIGTKVERGGIIRHGAKLIAAMSSATVPKISVVVRKAYGAGLYAMAGPAFEPDVCLALPTAQIAVMGPEAAVNAVYSNKIESIEDPKERLAYVQEKHAEYKKEIDIYKLASEMIVDEIIAPSQLRQELVDRLALYETKDIPAPPRKHPVFPV; encoded by the coding sequence ATGGTTACAAAACCATACAATGAGCGTCTAGAAGAAAAAGTAGCAACGATTTTTGCAGGGGGTGCATCTAAATACCATGACAAAATGAAAGAGCAAGGTAAATTATTTGTGCGCGATCGTTTAGCTCTTTTATTTGATGATGGGGTTTATAAAGAAGATGCAAAGTTCGCTAATTCAGAAGCGGGAGATTTGCCGGCAGATGGGGTGGTCACAGCGACAGGAAAAGTTGGCGGTCAGATGGTCTGTGTGATGGCAAACGACTCGACAGTCAAGGCTGGTTCATGGGGTTCACGAACTGTTGAAAAAATTATTCGTATACAAGAAGTCGCTGAAAAAAATCGCTTGCCTTTACTCTATTTAGTAGACTCAGCGGGGGCTCGAATAACTGACCAATTAGATATGTTCCCTAATCGTCGTGGAGCGGGTCGCATATTCCACAATCAAGTCAGATTATCAGGGTTTATCCCGCAAATCTGCTTGCTCTTTGGACCATCAGCAGCGGGGGGAGCTTATATTCCGGCATTCTGTGACATCGTAGTCATGGTTGATGGCAATGCGTCCATGTATTTGGGCTCACCACGTATGGCAGAAAAGGTCATCGGAGAGAAAGTGACGTTAGAAGAAATGGGTGGAGCCCGCATGCACTGTACAGTGAGTGGTTGTGGGGATGTTCTAGCAGAAAGCGAAGAACAAGCTATTGAAATGGCAAAGTCATACTTAGCGCTCTTTCCCGCAAACTTCTTAGAGAAGCCTCCAGTACTTGAGGCAGTGAATCCAAAAGTTGGACGTTCTCTAGAAGAAATCATTCCTGAAAATCAAAATGCTCCATTCGATATGTATGAGGCAATTGATCAGTTGATTGATGAAGGCAGCTTCTTCGAAATTAAGAAACTCTTTGCAGCTGAACTAATTACAGGACTGGCGCGAATTGATGGGAAACCGGTCGGCATAATTGCTAATCAACCAAAAGTTAAAGGCGGCGTATTGTTTATTGATTCGGCAGACAAAGGAGCTAAATTTATATCCTTGTGTGACGCATTCCATATTCCATTGTTGTTCTTAGCTGATGTTCCTGGCTTCATGATTGGAACGAAAGTGGAACGTGGTGGGATTATCCGTCATGGTGCAAAACTAATTGCGGCTATGAGTTCAGCTACTGTGCCAAAAATCTCTGTTGTTGTACGCAAAGCGTATGGAGCAGGCCTTTATGCAATGGCTGGTCCTGCTTTTGAACCAGATGTCTGTTTGGCACTGCCGACTGCGCAGATTGCTGTAATGGGACCTGAAGCAGCTGTTAATGCCGTCTATTCGAATAAAATCGAGTCCATTGAAGATCCGAAAGAAAGACTTGCTTATGTGCAAGAGAAACATGCAGAATATAAAAAGGAAATTGATATTTACAAACTGGCGTCAGAAATGATTGTTGATGAAATCATCGCCCCGTCTCAGCTTCGTCAAGAACTGGTAGATCGGTTGGCTCTTTATGAAACAAAGGATATCCCAGCGCCACCACGTAAGCATCCTGTATTTCCTGTATAA
- the rpmF gene encoding 50S ribosomal protein L32, translating into MAVPFRRTSKTAKRKRRTHFKLSVPGMVACPNCGEAKLAHRVCKSCGHYKGKEVVSK; encoded by the coding sequence ATGGCTGTACCATTTAGAAGAACTTCTAAAACTGCAAAAAGAAAGCGTCGTACGCATTTCAAACTATCTGTACCAGGTATGGTTGCATGCCCTAACTGTGGTGAAGCAAAATTGGCTCACCGCGTATGTAAGTCATGCGGTCACTACAAAGGGAAAGAAGTTGTAAGCAAATAA
- a CDS encoding acetyl-CoA carboxylase biotin carboxyl carrier protein subunit, whose protein sequence is MKTLVSSMAGTVFTLNKAVGEEVVTGDVVLVLESMKMEIPVESDQTGKIATILVAEGDFVNEGDTLVTFE, encoded by the coding sequence ATGAAAACACTCGTTTCATCAATGGCAGGTACAGTATTTACTTTAAACAAAGCGGTTGGAGAAGAAGTAGTAACAGGGGATGTTGTACTTGTTCTTGAATCTATGAAAATGGAAATCCCGGTTGAATCAGATCAAACGGGTAAAATTGCTACAATTCTTGTTGCTGAAGGCGATTTTGTCAATGAAGGAGATACTCTCGTAACTTTCGAATAA
- a CDS encoding biotin carboxylase N-terminal domain-containing protein: MKRILIANRGEIASRIIRTCNKMGIETVAVYSEADATMPFVKQATVAHLIGPAPVNQSYLNKEAIIKIAKQEQVDAIHPGYGFLSENAEFVREIEKAGIRFIGPSADTIDKMGDKIASRETMKQANVPVVPGTEVGLSTAEEAVAFANAIGYPVMLKASAGGGGIGMVKCENEQTLAQQFTGIKTRAKNYFGNDAVFVEKFIDPARHIEVQIFGDAHGSVYHLYERNCSVQRRNQKVIEEAPSPALSEKTKQELYAAAVKAAEAVQYKNAGTVEFIMDEQENFYFLEMNTRLQVEHPITELITGQDLVEWQLRTVMGQSLPITSQEDLESHGHALEFRLYAEDSDRFMPSPGKLEKLVFPEGEGIRIDSGYEEGTNVTPYYDPMIAKIIISGESREQALERAKVALQQLDVQGVKSNLAFFQSFLNYAPFEEGVYATNVIDLYRKQKMEESQ, translated from the coding sequence ATGAAACGTATTTTAATTGCGAATCGGGGAGAAATCGCAAGCCGCATTATACGGACCTGCAACAAAATGGGGATTGAGACTGTAGCTGTCTATTCAGAGGCAGATGCAACTATGCCATTTGTAAAACAGGCAACTGTTGCACATTTGATTGGACCTGCGCCAGTCAATCAATCGTATTTAAATAAAGAGGCTATTATAAAAATCGCTAAACAAGAACAAGTGGATGCCATCCACCCAGGCTATGGCTTTTTATCAGAGAATGCTGAATTTGTTCGAGAAATCGAAAAAGCAGGTATTCGTTTCATCGGTCCATCAGCTGACACGATTGACAAGATGGGTGACAAGATTGCTTCTCGTGAGACGATGAAGCAAGCGAATGTGCCGGTGGTTCCAGGAACAGAAGTCGGGCTATCCACAGCAGAAGAAGCAGTTGCTTTTGCAAACGCAATAGGATACCCAGTCATGCTGAAAGCTTCTGCTGGTGGAGGCGGTATTGGGATGGTCAAATGTGAAAACGAGCAAACGCTCGCTCAACAATTTACTGGTATCAAAACGCGCGCTAAAAATTATTTTGGCAATGATGCCGTATTTGTTGAAAAATTTATAGATCCTGCCCGCCATATCGAAGTGCAGATTTTTGGGGATGCGCACGGTTCGGTGTATCACTTATATGAGCGCAATTGTTCCGTTCAACGAAGAAACCAAAAAGTGATTGAAGAAGCTCCTTCACCTGCATTGTCAGAAAAAACGAAACAAGAGCTATATGCAGCGGCAGTAAAAGCAGCTGAAGCTGTTCAGTATAAAAATGCGGGCACCGTCGAATTCATTATGGACGAACAAGAAAACTTTTATTTTCTTGAAATGAATACGCGGTTGCAGGTGGAGCATCCCATTACAGAGTTAATTACCGGTCAAGATTTAGTTGAATGGCAATTACGCACCGTTATGGGTCAATCTCTTCCAATCACAAGCCAAGAAGATTTGGAGAGCCATGGTCATGCTCTTGAGTTTCGACTTTATGCAGAAGATTCGGACCGTTTCATGCCATCACCTGGAAAACTTGAGAAACTTGTTTTTCCGGAAGGTGAAGGAATTCGAATCGATTCTGGTTATGAAGAAGGCACTAACGTGACACCTTATTATGATCCGATGATTGCAAAGATTATCATATCAGGTGAAAGTCGTGAGCAAGCACTGGAGCGCGCGAAAGTGGCGTTGCAGCAACTCGATGTACAAGGCGTGAAGTCAAATTTAGCTTTTTTCCAGTCGTTCCTAAACTACGCACCTTTTGAAGAGGGTGTTTATGCTACGAACGTTATTGATCTTTATAGAAAACAAAAAATGGAGGAATCACAATGA
- the mraZ gene encoding division/cell wall cluster transcriptional repressor MraZ — MFMGEYQHSLDAKGRLIVPAKFREHLEGNFVITRGLDNCLFGYPMDEWRKLEEKLKQLPMTKKDARAFTRFFFSGATEVEIDKQGRIMLPANLRDYANMEKECVVLGVSSRFEIWAKDAWEGYAEESEESFNEIAENMIDFNI, encoded by the coding sequence ATGTTCATGGGAGAATATCAGCATTCGCTCGATGCAAAAGGACGCTTGATAGTGCCTGCAAAGTTTCGCGAGCACTTGGAAGGCAACTTTGTTATCACACGCGGACTAGATAACTGCCTATTTGGCTACCCTATGGATGAATGGCGAAAACTCGAAGAAAAATTAAAACAGCTCCCCATGACAAAGAAAGATGCTCGTGCATTCACACGATTCTTCTTTTCAGGTGCTACGGAAGTGGAGATTGATAAGCAAGGGCGCATTATGCTACCTGCTAATCTTCGTGACTATGCAAACATGGAGAAAGAATGTGTCGTGCTAGGCGTCTCTAGTCGCTTTGAAATTTGGGCGAAGGATGCTTGGGAAGGCTATGCTGAAGAATCTGAAGAGTCATTTAATGAAATTGCTGAGAACATGATCGATTTTAATATTTGA
- the ftsL gene encoding cell division protein FtsL — protein MALRQYQNQPQPQNPTVPHTYPTPVKRKQIISKGEKMLLAVFVATCAILMVFIVQTHSEVRAVDVAIQQMERQIDTVNRDNTDLEIQVAELSSYERIWLKAKELGLTLNEKNVKVVSGE, from the coding sequence ATGGCGCTACGACAGTATCAAAACCAACCACAACCGCAGAATCCTACCGTACCTCATACATATCCAACCCCTGTCAAACGAAAGCAGATAATTTCAAAGGGGGAAAAAATGTTGCTAGCAGTATTTGTGGCAACATGCGCGATTTTGATGGTCTTCATCGTACAAACACACTCAGAAGTTCGAGCGGTGGATGTGGCTATACAACAAATGGAGCGTCAAATTGATACCGTTAACCGTGATAACACAGACCTTGAAATCCAAGTTGCAGAACTTTCAAGCTATGAACGCATCTGGCTGAAAGCAAAAGAACTAGGCTTAACATTAAATGAGAAAAATGTGAAGGTTGTGTCTGGTGAATGA
- a CDS encoding DUF3397 family protein — MRTIQSVLSILILFPVLVFLSVWFVAKAARVRKKKRTRLAADSTTIVLFFAVALLFDWLGVPNAFTNLLLFLLFIAIIFILVLWKNKSDVGPSIVFRILWRIYFLVLSILYFLGWLIGLYRSISLYVSG, encoded by the coding sequence GTGAGAACCATACAGAGCGTCCTTAGCATTTTAATTTTGTTCCCTGTTCTTGTTTTTTTAAGTGTATGGTTTGTTGCAAAGGCTGCGAGAGTCCGAAAGAAGAAGAGGACTAGGCTGGCTGCTGACAGTACTACGATTGTTTTGTTTTTTGCAGTCGCTCTTCTTTTTGACTGGCTAGGTGTTCCCAATGCTTTTACAAACTTGTTGTTATTCTTATTGTTTATTGCCATTATTTTTATCCTTGTATTATGGAAAAATAAGAGCGATGTGGGACCAAGTATCGTTTTTCGAATCCTATGGCGTATTTATTTTTTAGTACTTTCCATTCTCTATTTCTTAGGTTGGCTGATAGGGTTGTACCGATCTATTTCTCTTTATGTAAGCGGATAG
- the rsmH gene encoding 16S rRNA (cytosine(1402)-N(4))-methyltransferase RsmH, translated as MFNHTTVLLTETVDGLAIRPDGKYVDCTLGGAGHSEYLVKQLGPEGHLYCFDQDTTALENAKDKLAPYIDRVTFIHSNFRYLQEELLKVGVTEVDGLLYDLGVSSPQLDTPERGFSYNHDAPLDMRMDQSSELTAYHVVNDWPYEKLVKIFFRYGEEKFSKQVAREIERARVQQPIETTFDLVDLIKRGIPAAARRTGGHPAKRIFQAIRIAVNDELGAAEDSLEEAMKLLKPNGRIAVITFHSLEDRLVKTMFKESASLPELPPNLPMIPPELQPKFKLVTRKPILPSEQELAENNRSRSAKLRILEKIDEKGSF; from the coding sequence TTGTTCAACCATACAACCGTATTACTTACAGAAACAGTCGATGGTTTGGCGATTCGACCAGATGGTAAATACGTAGATTGCACACTTGGTGGCGCTGGCCACAGTGAATATTTAGTCAAACAACTAGGTCCCGAAGGTCACCTGTATTGTTTTGATCAAGACACAACTGCACTAGAAAATGCTAAAGACAAATTAGCACCCTACATAGATCGCGTTACCTTTATTCATTCAAACTTTCGGTATTTACAAGAAGAGTTACTTAAAGTCGGTGTCACGGAAGTGGACGGCCTACTTTATGATTTAGGCGTGTCATCTCCACAACTGGATACACCTGAACGTGGTTTTAGTTACAACCACGATGCACCACTTGATATGCGCATGGATCAAAGTAGTGAATTAACAGCCTATCACGTTGTCAATGATTGGCCCTATGAAAAATTAGTTAAAATCTTTTTCCGTTACGGAGAAGAAAAATTCTCTAAGCAAGTTGCGAGAGAGATTGAACGAGCTCGAGTTCAACAACCGATTGAAACTACATTCGATTTGGTCGATTTAATCAAACGAGGCATCCCTGCTGCAGCAAGAAGAACAGGTGGACATCCTGCAAAAAGGATCTTCCAAGCGATTCGAATTGCAGTCAATGATGAGTTAGGTGCTGCGGAAGATTCTTTAGAAGAAGCTATGAAGTTGTTGAAACCAAACGGTCGAATCGCAGTGATCACATTCCATTCACTTGAAGATCGCTTAGTGAAGACGATGTTCAAGGAATCTGCTAGTTTGCCAGAGCTTCCACCGAATTTACCAATGATCCCACCAGAACTGCAACCTAAATTTAAACTGGTGACTCGAAAACCAATCCTGCCAAGTGAACAAGAACTGGCTGAAAACAATCGTTCACGATCTGCTAAGCTACGTATCCTTGAAAAAATTGACGAGAAAGGGAGTTTTTAA
- a CDS encoding 2-dehydropantoate 2-reductase — MKIAIIGAGAVGLLTAKVLEDKGHDVTLIVRSPKEGPVLFQTTAGEVQLVAFKLTTDWELIAQMNLVIVATKTYHLNGILSQLMAVTCPILFLQNGLIKDQVEQTLDCSRVLYGSVDHGALLEGDMLMHMGEGTIRFGGNEKFRHSLNELAPALIWEDKIEDILFRKAILNTLINPLTALVDVPNGELWSNQDLQRAVISHYDELHMAFPEVEQHVTLDEVFELIKRTRLNSSSMRKDVLQGSQTEASAILLPLIERAEKANRYLPITSYLFQLIQSKRSENHTERP; from the coding sequence GTGAAAATTGCTATAATTGGAGCGGGTGCAGTCGGGCTTTTAACCGCCAAAGTGTTAGAAGACAAAGGGCATGATGTCACACTGATTGTCAGAAGTCCTAAAGAAGGCCCTGTATTGTTTCAAACTACTGCTGGCGAAGTGCAGTTAGTCGCTTTCAAATTAACGACTGATTGGGAGTTGATTGCACAGATGAACTTAGTCATCGTCGCAACGAAGACCTATCATTTGAATGGAATCCTCTCGCAATTGATGGCAGTTACTTGTCCCATACTATTTCTACAAAATGGACTAATTAAAGATCAAGTGGAACAAACCCTTGATTGTTCTCGCGTTTTATATGGTAGTGTGGATCATGGAGCTCTATTAGAGGGAGATATGCTGATGCACATGGGAGAAGGAACCATACGTTTTGGAGGAAATGAAAAATTTCGTCACAGTTTAAATGAACTCGCTCCTGCTTTGATTTGGGAAGACAAAATCGAAGATATTCTCTTTCGCAAAGCGATTTTAAATACGCTCATCAACCCATTGACGGCATTAGTCGATGTGCCGAACGGAGAGCTGTGGTCTAACCAAGACTTGCAACGTGCGGTCATCTCTCATTATGATGAGTTACATATGGCATTTCCAGAAGTCGAGCAACACGTCACTTTAGACGAAGTATTTGAGCTAATTAAACGTACCCGACTAAATTCATCCTCTATGCGTAAAGATGTTTTGCAGGGCTCTCAAACAGAAGCTTCAGCAATTCTACTTCCTTTAATCGAGCGCGCAGAGAAGGCCAATAGGTATTTGCCCATCACCTCATATTTATTCCAACTGATTCAATCTAAAAGGAGTGAGAACCATACAGAGCGTCCTTAG